A single window of Amphiura filiformis chromosome 17, Afil_fr2py, whole genome shotgun sequence DNA harbors:
- the LOC140137982 gene encoding monocarboxylate transporter 2-like codes for MSCCYAFRQWIRDLCRPVRGFMSQHWLWMATLSVFILYFFIGGFMYNYCVLFVRLQEEFHYNAALTGWLGSLMLCLACLSSPVSIFLINRRSPRAVAATGVLICGIGTLVSSYMNDFFALFFTFAIVYGIGANFVYQSTSTLLLMDHRGEACIRCSGIAMTGSALGFMILSPSLDNMITTLGWRYSFRVMAAIFLTICMLSCVFLVQPEEEKIRQLREQLRRSAMIERSLFPGQCAPQDCKRIEIVRSREMRLFFTGYLFSASAWAFYIIHSARFATSVGLEAHSGALLVFVFAAMIVIGQYLLYAINKYLPFSRIYLLVLTNLVSAVATFCFLFSRTMGQLVPLFIAMGLLTAVFQGAPYSAAVELFADTRPSELSSLIMVSLGIGLITGGPLAGGLFDRTGNYNATLLLVALLYVLSTMLYIAIPIRRTLHTRKQRALEARALARPSPPRLPGCRCHLMITGNNEQLSVFDNISTV; via the exons ATGTCTTGCTGCTATGCATTCCGGCAATGGATCCGGGACCTGTGCAGACCCGTCAGAGGTTTCATGTCACAACACTGGCTATGGATGGCTACTCTCTCTGTTTTTATTCTGTATTTTTTCATCGGTGGATTTATGTACAATTACTGTGTGCTTTTTGTGAGACTACAGGAAGAGTTTCATTATAATGCCGCATTGACAG GTTGGCTCGGATCGCTGATGTTATGTTTAGCCTGTCTATCTAGTCCAGTCAGCATATTCCTTATTAATCGACGTAGTCCAAGAGCTGTGGCAGCGACTGGCGTTCTTATATGCGGCATTGGAACACTTGTGTCATCCTACATGAACGACTTTTTCGCCTTATTTTTTACGTTTGCCATTGTATACGGCATAGGCGCTAATTTTGTATATCAATCTACCAGTACATTATTATTAATGGACCACCGTGGTGAGGCGTGTATACGATGTAGTGGTATCGCAATGACTGGGTCAGCATTAG GTTTTATGATTCTCAGTCCATCTCTAGACAATATGATAACAACTCTCGGATGGCGCTATTCTTTTCGCGTAATGGCCGCCATTTTCCTGACTATCTGCATGTTATCCTGTGTGTTCTTGGTTCAACCAGAAGAAGAAAAAATCAGACAACTTCGTGAACAACTCCGACGTAGTGCCATGATTGAGAGGTCGTTGTTTCCAGGCCAGTGTGCGCCTCAAGATTGTAAACGGATTGAGATAGTGCGGTCTCGAGAGATGAGATTATTCTTCACTGGTTATTTATTCAGTGCATCTGCTTGGGCATTTTACATTATACATTCC GCGAGATTTGCAACTTCAGTTGGATTAGAAGCCCACAGCGGAGCTCTGCTTGTCTTCGTGTTTGCAGCTATGATAGTAATAGGACAATATTTGCTTTACGCTATCAACAAATATCTCCCATTTTCTAGAATTTATTTACTTGTTCTTACAAATCTCGTGTCGGCAGTAGCAACTTTTTGCTTTCTCTTCAGCAGAACCATGGGTCAGCTTGTACCGCTGTTTATTG CAATGGGTTTACTGACCGCAGTATTTCAAGGTGCGCCATACTCAGCCGCCGTCGAATTATTTGCTGATACCAGGCCGTCAGAATTGTCATCTCTTATTATGGTCAGCTTAGGAATTGGTCTGATAACAGGCGGGCCGTTAGCCG GAGGTCTTTTCGATCGAACGGGAAACTACAATGCCACTCTACTGTTGGTAGCCTTACTATACGTACTAAGTACAATGTTATACATTGCAATACCAATCAGGAGAACTTTGCATACTAGAAAACAACGTGCCTTAGAAGCAAGGGCACTTGCTCGACCGTCACCACCGCGGTTGCCCGGATGTAGGTGCCATTTGATGATCACAGGAAATAATGAACAACTGTCTGTTTTTGACAATATTAGTACAGTGTAA